From a single Miscanthus floridulus cultivar M001 chromosome 8, ASM1932011v1, whole genome shotgun sequence genomic region:
- the LOC136470199 gene encoding uncharacterized protein, producing MGYDSDLDKEMKRNSDPDKKMEHNSNLDKEMEHDTNSDKEMEHNPNLDAIFKTKEPHLIGLEDTTMIMKEYNPYNSKKNSGTYELYNTASIYQHFTQDKMNSARKILLEGAEEGMIMIVTPQDCVVHWLGSFTSSKAQTGMYIEELPYQEGKELGSSSETIDSSTKQRMKYHIRRAQKKYTIYMVEQLEQPLEPPQIPDIKSLDESEGNISPDEKSDINENDERRLARLKKNKMKAGRRNRAKQRKQIWNKYKAELMEYNRKKVEREATKNIKRERIKELTKELYTLMNNGKTKEDQKKEVEGSENNPTKKFHRSHKESNHPKKSSFQRLEPVESANVNGRQEHYLKKQESWLST from the coding sequence ATGGGGTACGACTCCGACTTGGACAAGGAGATGAAGCGCAATTCTGACCCAGACAAGAAGATGGAGCACAATTCTAACTTGGACAAGGAGATGGAGCATGACACCAACTCGGATAAGGAGATGGAGCACAACCCCAATTTGgatgcaattttcaaaacaaaggAGCCACACCTAATTGGACTCGAAGACACAACAATGATCATGAAGGAATACAACCCATATAACTCCAAAAAGAACTCGGGAACATACGAACTATACAACACGGCATCAATCTACCAACACTTTACCCaagacaagatgaactcagcaagaaaaatactcctggagggagcagaagaagggatgatcatgatagttaccccacaagactgtgtggtgcattggcTGGGTTCTTTCACCTCGAGCAAAGCCCAGACTGGCATGTACATTGAAGAattaccttatcaagagggaaaagaactcggatctaGCTCAGAAACTAtcgacagctcaaccaaacaaagGATGAAGTACCATATAAGAAGAGCTCAGAAGAAGTACACTATATACATGgtggagcagttagaacaacctttggaaccaccacagataccagatataaaatctttagacgaatcagaaggcaacatctcgccagatgagaaaagcgacatcaacgaaaatgatgagcgaaggctagcaagactaaagaagaataaAATGAAGGCTGGAAGAAGGAAtagggctaaacaaaggaagcaaatctGGAATAAGTACAAGGCGGAACTAatggaatacaacagaaagaaggtgGAAAGAGAAGccacaaaaaatataaaaagggaaagaattaaagaattaacaaaggagttgtacaccctcatgaataacggaaaaacaaaggaagatcagaagaaagaagtcgagggatcagaaaacaacccgacgaagaagttccacaggagccacaaggAGAGCAACCACCCAAAAAAATCAAGCTTTCAAAGGCTAGAACCAGTAGAGAGTGCTAATGTTAATGGAAGGCAGGAACATTACTTAAAGAAACAagaaagttggctgagcacataa